A genomic stretch from Leptospira andrefontaineae includes:
- a CDS encoding LIC13081 family protein, producing the protein MATTTIAFTVPISLSRAFDYVSNFERLPDWSGNILSFKKNESTPSFQVKTKFWFFSCKFEYQILESKYPSRLVIRIKSRFSDQTETFSFYPDPKGSDTDTKILFTSQMELSGFSKVFRSWIFSKAFENTRKDIRKLQEILSQGKTLGIRNFQVIHD; encoded by the coding sequence ATGGCGACGACTACTATTGCTTTTACTGTGCCGATTTCTTTGAGCAGAGCGTTCGATTACGTTTCTAATTTCGAACGTCTGCCTGACTGGTCGGGGAATATTCTCTCCTTTAAAAAAAATGAAAGTACTCCTAGCTTTCAAGTGAAAACCAAGTTTTGGTTTTTCTCATGTAAGTTCGAATACCAAATTTTAGAATCCAAGTATCCGAGTAGATTGGTGATACGGATCAAGAGCAGATTTTCAGATCAGACTGAGACCTTCTCCTTTTACCCCGACCCTAAAGGTTCCGATACGGATACTAAAATCCTTTTTACAAGCCAGATGGAATTATCCGGGTTTTCTAAAGTTTTTCGATCCTGGATATTCTCCAAGGCGTTCGAAAACACAAGGAAAGATATCCGAAAATTGCAAGAGATCCTTTCTCAAGGCAAAACCTTAGGAATTCGTAATTTTCAGGTCATCCATGATTGA
- a CDS encoding hybrid sensor histidine kinase/response regulator, whose protein sequence is MENLPYSVAPLPENEEERVQALKRYRILDTPPEEKYDGIIKAASLICGAPMALVSLIDSERQWFKARLGIKDQQTPRRESFCQFALYENKTLIVEDAHLDPRFKQNPFVVNDPNIRFYAGAPLRTPDGYVLGTLCVLDTQPKKLSEAEIQALEALANSVVSFMELDAKSQSLIQLQAVALELQKAKEQFFINMNHELRTPVHGILGMVDLLHQTSNSELQKEYLESLTESSEQLIRLINDVIDFSKAESGSLHFSFKEFDLISLLERYAEEASDKAFKKGLAFKTIFPPARENIDVKSDSIRVRQILSNLVSNALKFTEKGGVTVELDLEKESETEITLSLSVKDTGIGIEAHRIPTLFEAFSQTDISISRKYGGTGLGLSICKRICEALDWNISVESEVGKGSKFILEMTLPKANLSEKAQIAESKNRIHFDFSAHKDLKILIAEDNPVNQRLIQKMLEKLGLTSSVVSNGIDALAYWEENEVDLLLLDIQMPELSGLEVARILKKKPSTRKVPWIIAVTAHDSTEDRRACAEAGMDDYLGKPFRIEDLGERIQEFLKDPPSSLAS, encoded by the coding sequence ATGGAAAATCTTCCTTATAGCGTCGCTCCCCTACCCGAAAACGAAGAAGAAAGGGTACAAGCATTAAAACGTTATAGAATTCTAGATACTCCTCCTGAAGAAAAATACGACGGGATCATTAAAGCTGCCTCCCTAATTTGCGGGGCTCCGATGGCATTGGTTTCTCTGATCGACTCGGAAAGGCAGTGGTTTAAAGCCCGACTGGGCATAAAGGATCAACAAACCCCAAGGCGAGAGTCCTTTTGCCAATTTGCACTTTATGAAAACAAGACCTTAATAGTAGAAGACGCTCATTTAGATCCGAGATTCAAACAAAATCCGTTCGTTGTAAACGATCCGAATATCAGATTTTATGCCGGGGCTCCATTAAGGACTCCTGATGGTTATGTTTTAGGAACATTATGTGTATTAGATACGCAGCCTAAAAAATTATCAGAGGCAGAGATACAAGCTTTAGAAGCTTTGGCAAATTCAGTGGTTTCTTTTATGGAGTTGGATGCTAAATCCCAATCACTGATCCAACTACAAGCTGTCGCGTTAGAATTACAAAAAGCTAAAGAACAATTCTTTATCAATATGAATCATGAACTTAGAACTCCAGTGCATGGTATCCTAGGAATGGTGGATCTACTACATCAAACAAGTAATTCTGAACTTCAAAAAGAATATCTAGAATCGTTAACTGAAAGTTCGGAACAACTAATCCGATTGATCAACGATGTAATCGATTTTAGTAAAGCAGAATCGGGTTCATTACATTTCAGTTTTAAAGAATTCGATTTAATATCCCTCTTGGAAAGATATGCAGAAGAAGCATCCGACAAAGCGTTCAAGAAAGGATTAGCATTCAAAACAATCTTTCCTCCTGCGAGAGAGAATATCGATGTAAAATCCGATTCTATTCGTGTAAGACAGATCCTTTCTAATTTAGTTTCTAACGCACTGAAGTTCACAGAAAAAGGCGGAGTAACCGTAGAGTTGGACTTAGAAAAAGAAAGTGAAACTGAGATCACTCTTTCTTTGAGTGTAAAAGATACGGGCATAGGCATTGAAGCACATCGTATCCCGACCTTATTCGAAGCATTCTCTCAAACTGATATTTCTATTTCTAGGAAATATGGTGGAACCGGTTTAGGACTTTCCATCTGCAAACGGATCTGTGAGGCATTGGATTGGAATATATCAGTAGAAAGTGAAGTGGGTAAAGGTTCTAAATTTATTTTAGAAATGACTCTTCCAAAAGCGAATCTTTCAGAAAAGGCCCAAATCGCTGAATCTAAAAATCGGATCCATTTCGATTTTTCCGCACATAAAGATCTGAAAATCCTAATAGCGGAAGACAATCCTGTGAACCAGAGATTGATCCAGAAGATGTTGGAAAAATTAGGATTAACTTCTTCAGTCGTTTCTAACGGAATAGACGCCTTGGCATATTGGGAAGAGAATGAAGTGGACCTTCTTCTTTTAGATATTCAAATGCCCGAGTTGAGCGGACTCGAAGTAGCTAGGATCTTAAAGAAAAAACCTAGTACCAGAAAGGTTCCTTGGATCATCGCAGTCACCGCCCATGACAGTACCGAAGACAGAAGAGCATGTGCAGAAGCCGGCATGGACGATTATTTAGGAAAACCTTTCCGGATAGAAGATTTGGGAGAAAGGATCCAAGAATTTCTAAAAGACCCTCCTTCCTCCCTGGCTTCCTGA
- a CDS encoding anthranilate synthase component II, which produces MKVLLVDHHDSFSYNLFQLIGEILEEEFPYRFRLDVIRQNETDVSKVLKDRYDKIVLSPGPGTPEDPEYFGCSMEILKQLGGEIPILGVCLGMQGMAHFAGANIIKAEYPMHGKISEIKTDGKGVFQDLPSDLKVMRYHSLVVDENSLGKEWERTAYAGSELMGIRNRKKRMEGVQFHPESFATEGGRRMLSNFLI; this is translated from the coding sequence ATGAAAGTGTTATTAGTAGATCACCATGATTCATTTTCCTATAATCTATTCCAACTTATAGGAGAAATATTAGAAGAAGAGTTCCCTTATAGATTTAGATTGGATGTGATCCGTCAGAATGAAACAGATGTTTCCAAAGTCCTAAAGGATAGATACGATAAAATTGTACTTTCTCCCGGACCAGGAACTCCGGAAGATCCTGAATATTTCGGTTGTTCTATGGAAATTCTGAAACAATTAGGAGGAGAGATCCCTATTCTAGGAGTTTGTCTTGGAATGCAAGGTATGGCTCATTTTGCGGGTGCAAATATTATAAAAGCAGAATATCCTATGCACGGAAAGATTTCCGAGATCAAAACCGACGGGAAGGGAGTATTTCAAGATCTTCCTTCCGATCTGAAAGTAATGAGATATCATTCTTTGGTGGTGGATGAGAATTCTTTAGGAAAAGAATGGGAAAGAACTGCATATGCAGGTTCTGAACTCATGGGTATTCGTAATCGGAAAAAAAGAATGGAAGGTGTTCAATTTCACCCGGAATCCTTTGCGACTGAGGGCGGAAGGAGAATGCTTTCTAATTTTCTAATATAG
- a CDS encoding anthranilate synthase component I family protein — MSIDIQNIRKDADSLFPRPIIQPFPLKEEGLLEYFQKLMEEAEVAVLFESLGPESDNSRYSFISGFPKRLFKAKGDKLECDGKEIGKGNPYQLFSEIFPPRKSFLEYTETGGGGLYGYLSYEAANDMEPSLLLKEHPKFPKFCFAWMEDGILLDRRTGESKYFHYGTDRYNLFEEIYKKNTPGKGKFQSVDLGFSKTKEEHRSMVDEVLEEIRKGNTFQCQVGFRKTFLVGEDKNTITRKRGDFELYRSVRKINPSPFMFFMSFPGEVHLGASPELLFRLKDGLAESFPLAGTIRRGTNEEEDQKFALQLLSDPKEIAEHNMLVDLHRNDLGRVSKFGTVKVRDSFALKRFSHVQHLSTEVSGILRAGQDMFSGLASSFPTGTLSGAPKIESMKIIHRIENDPRGPYGGAVGRFGFDGNCSFCIPIRSYFRKEEEAVVRASGGIVMDSDPDAEYQEIGHKLGAVLKAMEAAQ; from the coding sequence ATGTCCATAGACATACAAAATATTAGAAAAGATGCAGATTCACTTTTTCCAAGACCAATCATTCAACCTTTTCCATTAAAGGAAGAAGGTCTCTTGGAATATTTCCAAAAATTAATGGAAGAGGCCGAGGTTGCGGTACTATTCGAAAGTCTCGGACCCGAATCGGATAATTCCAGATACAGTTTTATTTCGGGTTTTCCTAAGAGGCTCTTCAAAGCAAAGGGAGATAAATTAGAATGTGACGGAAAAGAGATCGGAAAAGGGAATCCATACCAATTATTCTCTGAAATTTTTCCTCCTAGAAAATCTTTCTTAGAATATACGGAGACAGGCGGAGGAGGGCTATACGGTTATCTTTCCTATGAAGCCGCAAACGATATGGAACCAAGCCTTCTTCTAAAAGAACATCCTAAATTTCCTAAGTTCTGTTTTGCTTGGATGGAAGATGGTATCCTCTTGGACAGAAGAACTGGAGAGTCCAAATATTTTCATTACGGAACAGATCGATATAATCTGTTCGAAGAAATTTATAAAAAGAATACTCCAGGCAAAGGAAAATTCCAATCCGTCGATTTAGGTTTTTCTAAAACAAAAGAAGAGCATAGATCCATGGTGGATGAAGTTTTGGAAGAGATCAGAAAAGGAAATACATTCCAATGCCAGGTAGGTTTTCGAAAAACTTTTTTAGTGGGAGAAGATAAGAATACGATTACCAGAAAAAGAGGAGACTTCGAATTATATAGGTCTGTCCGGAAAATAAATCCTTCTCCTTTTATGTTCTTCATGAGTTTTCCCGGAGAAGTCCATCTGGGAGCAAGCCCTGAACTTCTATTTAGGTTGAAAGACGGACTCGCTGAAAGTTTTCCATTAGCAGGTACAATTAGAAGAGGAACAAACGAAGAAGAAGATCAGAAGTTTGCACTCCAACTTCTTTCCGACCCTAAAGAGATAGCGGAGCATAATATGCTTGTGGATCTGCATCGAAACGACCTCGGAAGAGTTTCTAAATTCGGAACTGTAAAAGTGAGAGATTCTTTTGCTCTCAAAAGATTCAGTCATGTGCAACATCTATCTACTGAAGTTTCGGGGATCTTGAGAGCAGGCCAGGATATGTTTTCAGGTTTAGCTTCTTCTTTTCCCACAGGGACGTTAAGCGGTGCTCCCAAAATAGAATCTATGAAGATCATTCATAGAATAGAGAACGATCCAAGAGGACCTTACGGAGGAGCTGTGGGAAGATTCGGATTTGACGGGAATTGTTCCTTCTGTATTCCGATCCGAAGTTATTTCAGAAAAGAAGAAGAGGCAGTGGTCCGCGCTTCAGGTGGGATCGTTATGGATTCAGATCCAGATGCGGAATACCAAGAGATCGGTCATAAATTAGGAGCAGTCCTGAAGGCGATGGAGGCAGCTCAATGA
- the ilvB gene encoding biosynthetic-type acetolactate synthase large subunit has translation METITEKNKAWLREDKVPGNGAELIVAYLKRRRIHNVYGIPGGANLPLYDALHNSGIRHILARHEQGGGFMAQGEARVTKKPAVCLASSGPGVTNLITAVADAKSDSIPLVAITGQVPLSLIGTDAFQEIDTYGLSLPITKKTYLVRSVSELIRVLPEAFQIAEGPRPGPVWIDVPKDVQASPISLSMSQIESIWSSQEETNSPKIFISEADKLRFYSLLENSKKPVLYIGGGVTGSGSEDLILKLAETQDIPVVCTLMGLDSFSQTHELSLGMLGMHGAPYTNRLLFESDLLLAFGVRFDDRATGKLETFCPNAKVIHVDIDYKEIGKLRRPDFGFCSDLKYFLENMGDFPIHKREEWREQIRSYKEQYPLNSVTTSKGFSPQDIILHVAKVLGPNARISTDVGQHQMWVAQYYPFQKSGTFLTSGGLGTMGFGLPAAIGASLADPNSKIVCFSGDGSILMNIQELDTLSELQSDLKIIIFDNRNLGLVRQQQNLFYGSRYNGSAYPSHSKFSKIANAFGISSLDLGEEGKNLEDLENFLKEKGPGLIVVPIDQDLQVLPMVPPGKSNLEMLLG, from the coding sequence ATGGAAACGATTACTGAAAAAAACAAGGCCTGGCTTCGAGAAGATAAGGTTCCCGGGAATGGAGCCGAACTGATCGTTGCTTATTTAAAAAGAAGAAGGATCCATAATGTATATGGGATCCCTGGCGGCGCTAATTTGCCGTTATACGATGCACTTCATAATAGTGGAATACGTCATATTCTAGCAAGACATGAGCAAGGTGGTGGATTTATGGCTCAGGGAGAAGCCAGAGTCACTAAAAAACCTGCAGTTTGTCTGGCATCCTCCGGCCCAGGAGTTACAAATCTGATCACCGCTGTTGCGGATGCAAAATCTGATTCTATACCATTAGTCGCAATCACAGGTCAGGTGCCTTTATCTCTCATTGGAACGGATGCATTCCAAGAGATAGATACTTATGGATTATCATTACCTATTACTAAAAAAACTTATTTAGTTCGTTCCGTATCAGAACTCATACGAGTTTTACCGGAAGCTTTTCAAATTGCAGAAGGGCCAAGACCTGGCCCAGTTTGGATAGATGTTCCCAAGGATGTTCAAGCCTCTCCAATTTCACTTTCTATGTCCCAGATAGAATCGATTTGGAGTTCTCAAGAAGAAACAAATTCACCTAAGATCTTTATATCTGAAGCGGATAAACTTAGATTTTATTCTTTATTAGAAAATTCTAAAAAACCCGTTTTGTATATAGGAGGAGGAGTTACGGGTTCAGGCTCGGAAGACCTGATCTTGAAATTGGCGGAAACTCAGGATATTCCGGTAGTTTGTACATTGATGGGTTTAGATTCTTTTTCTCAAACTCATGAGTTATCTTTAGGAATGCTTGGAATGCACGGAGCTCCTTATACGAATCGGTTATTATTTGAGTCCGATCTACTTTTAGCATTTGGAGTTCGTTTCGATGATAGGGCTACCGGAAAATTAGAAACATTCTGTCCGAATGCAAAAGTAATCCATGTAGACATCGATTATAAGGAAATCGGAAAATTAAGAAGACCTGATTTTGGATTCTGCTCCGATCTAAAATACTTTTTAGAGAATATGGGAGATTTCCCGATTCACAAAAGAGAAGAATGGAGAGAGCAGATACGTTCTTATAAAGAACAATATCCATTAAATTCTGTTACTACTTCTAAAGGTTTTTCTCCTCAGGATATTATCTTACATGTTGCTAAAGTTTTAGGGCCGAATGCAAGGATTAGTACCGATGTAGGCCAACACCAGATGTGGGTGGCTCAATATTATCCATTTCAGAAAAGTGGAACCTTTTTGACTTCCGGTGGATTGGGCACTATGGGCTTCGGCTTACCTGCAGCAATTGGAGCTTCTCTTGCGGATCCAAATTCTAAGATCGTTTGTTTTTCCGGGGATGGATCGATACTGATGAATATTCAGGAATTGGATACTTTGAGCGAACTACAATCGGATCTTAAAATTATAATATTCGATAATCGGAATCTGGGACTGGTTCGTCAGCAGCAGAATTTGTTTTACGGAAGCAGGTACAATGGCAGTGCTTATCCTTCTCATTCTAAGTTTTCAAAGATAGCCAATGCTTTTGGAATTTCCAGTTTAGATCTGGGAGAAGAAGGAAAAAATTTAGAAGATCTGGAAAACTTTCTGAAAGAGAAAGGGCCTGGATTGATTGTTGTTCCGATCGATCAGGATCTTCAGGTTCTTCCTATGGTTCCTCCTGGAAAAAGTAATTTGGAGATGCTCTTAGGTTGA
- the tpx gene encoding thiol peroxidase, which produces MASVTLKGNPVQLEGKLLEVGAKAPDFHGTAKDLSTKSLKDYNGKVKILVSVPSLDTSVCAMETKKFHERATKLDGIVTVVVSGDLPFAMNRFCTMEGLDSPNLVTLSQFRDFSFSKAYGTHIADGGLQGLSARAVFVLDKNDTVQYVELVPEIASEPNYEAAIGAAKKLV; this is translated from the coding sequence ATGGCAAGCGTCACTCTTAAAGGTAACCCAGTTCAACTAGAAGGAAAACTATTAGAGGTAGGAGCAAAGGCTCCCGACTTTCATGGAACGGCAAAAGACTTAAGCACCAAGTCTCTCAAAGATTATAACGGAAAAGTGAAAATCTTAGTTTCAGTCCCAAGTTTAGATACATCCGTATGCGCAATGGAAACTAAAAAGTTCCATGAAAGAGCAACAAAGTTAGATGGGATTGTAACAGTGGTTGTCTCCGGAGATCTTCCTTTTGCGATGAATCGTTTTTGCACTATGGAAGGATTAGATTCTCCGAATCTGGTAACACTTTCTCAATTCAGGGACTTCTCCTTTTCAAAAGCTTACGGAACTCATATCGCAGACGGAGGTTTACAAGGACTTTCTGCAAGAGCAGTTTTCGTTCTAGATAAGAATGATACCGTTCAATATGTGGAATTAGTTCCTGAGATCGCGAGTGAGCCGAATTACGAAGCTGCGATCGGAGCCGCTAAAAAATTAGTTTAA
- a CDS encoding SGNH/GDSL hydrolase family protein, with amino-acid sequence MQKLKGQWKSLFLNLNPALLLLIVFPLTNCDKDPSSDPEKLISYLSKPSLAMYGDSIVASWPVEEQLSDFNIVKFATPGIDTNKILSSVQNDKNRYNACLYEGGINDFLLNYSPTQSQVDATINRQIQSIQILLTRCEHVVALNLWNIKFPWPTVAVAMITAEMKEKINFVPRIDTELMIQDDMLTDGNHPNKNGYYILSKAVREKFKPFFPILYLND; translated from the coding sequence ATGCAGAAGTTAAAAGGCCAGTGGAAAAGTTTATTCTTAAACTTAAACCCTGCCTTACTTCTGCTCATAGTATTTCCGCTTACCAACTGCGATAAAGATCCTTCTTCTGATCCTGAAAAATTAATCTCTTATCTTTCAAAACCTTCTTTGGCAATGTATGGAGATAGTATCGTTGCTTCCTGGCCTGTAGAGGAACAACTCTCTGATTTCAACATTGTCAAGTTTGCTACTCCCGGCATAGATACTAACAAAATCCTTAGTTCTGTGCAGAATGACAAAAATCGTTATAACGCATGTTTGTATGAAGGGGGGATTAACGATTTCCTGTTAAATTATTCTCCCACCCAAAGTCAGGTAGACGCAACCATCAACAGACAAATCCAAAGTATACAGATACTTTTGACAAGATGTGAACATGTGGTCGCATTAAATCTTTGGAATATTAAATTTCCTTGGCCCACAGTTGCCGTAGCAATGATTACCGCAGAAATGAAAGAAAAGATCAATTTCGTTCCAAGAATAGACACAGAACTAATGATCCAAGACGATATGTTAACCGATGGGAACCATCCTAATAAAAACGGATATTACATTCTTTCTAAAGCTGTCAGAGAAAAATTTAAACCATTCTTCCCCATTTTGTATCTGAATGACTAA
- a CDS encoding DUF3995 domain-containing protein, protein MQIERWIGLFTGGILFFLSALHVYWAFGGKLTSITVIPETNGKPTFVPSRGLTLLVALALFGFGAVALWVSGNIFSPNRISAVFSLLISFIFLGRAIGDFRLVGYFKKIKNTKFAKYDYLVYSPVCILLGTSYLYLGWKSF, encoded by the coding sequence ATGCAGATAGAAAGATGGATCGGCTTGTTTACTGGTGGTATTTTATTTTTTTTATCTGCATTACATGTCTACTGGGCATTCGGTGGAAAGTTAACATCAATCACTGTTATTCCGGAAACTAACGGCAAACCGACATTTGTTCCAAGCAGAGGATTAACCTTACTTGTCGCGCTTGCACTTTTTGGATTCGGAGCCGTAGCTCTTTGGGTCTCCGGAAATATTTTTTCCCCAAACAGAATAAGCGCGGTCTTCTCCTTATTAATCTCCTTTATCTTCTTAGGGAGAGCGATCGGAGATTTTCGATTGGTCGGTTATTTTAAAAAAATCAAAAATACCAAATTCGCCAAATACGATTACCTAGTTTATTCACCTGTATGTATTCTCTTGGGGACTTCGTACCTTTATCTTGGCTGGAAAAGTTTCTGA
- a CDS encoding acyl-CoA thioesterase: MQISKSFFYEIPVLWSQCDPNGHLNVGNFQVFLHEGRMVALEEAGLSFSQMKLDNIGPMILRGETDYKAEIRYPDTALIETQFGEISGSRCKAFQKLIRKSDGKVSCESISHCIMFDFGKKRPWKYTDKFLEGLGLLGRLAR; this comes from the coding sequence ATGCAAATCTCTAAATCATTCTTTTATGAAATCCCGGTGTTATGGAGCCAATGTGATCCGAACGGCCATTTGAATGTCGGGAACTTCCAAGTATTTCTTCATGAAGGACGAATGGTTGCTTTGGAAGAAGCAGGCCTTTCTTTCTCTCAAATGAAATTAGATAACATAGGTCCAATGATCCTAAGGGGAGAAACAGATTATAAGGCAGAAATCCGTTACCCTGATACCGCTCTCATAGAAACTCAGTTCGGTGAGATCTCAGGCTCAAGATGTAAGGCATTCCAAAAATTAATCCGAAAATCCGACGGTAAAGTTTCCTGTGAATCCATCTCTCATTGTATCATGTTTGATTTTGGTAAGAAAAGACCTTGGAAATATACGGACAAGTTCCTAGAAGGATTAGGGCTTTTGGGGCGGCTCGCTCGCTAA
- a CDS encoding aldehyde dehydrogenase family protein, whose translation MSSTATQPASSVSPASSGTASFPAANPKEMQRVFDVQKRHFHKVLKVSKAKDRVVLLKKLLAAVERLTPEIKQALQNDFRKAPHETDLTEVMPSIAELKDAIRHVKTWMKPERVKTPVSLFGARSSISYEPKGVTLIISPWNYPFYLAIAPLTAALAAGNTAIIKPSEFTPETSKLLTRLVKETFQEGEVAVFEGDHTVSTALMELPFDHIFFTGSTHVGKIVMAAAAKNLSTVTLELGGKSPAIIVPGANLKKAAQKLVWGKIMNAGQTCVAPDYLLLPEGQTEEFVKQAKAAVKSFYGESSADIKNNKDFCRLVNQRNFQRVSGYIHEAVEKGGKVVMGGETDSSQNYIEPTLIADVPANARIMEDEIFGPVLPILTYKNLDEAVEKVLSKPKPLALYVFGSNNKHINKVLKETSSGGAAVNDVIVHLANPNLPFGGINHSGHGSYHGWYGFRTFSHEKSVFKQAPFSSIEMLYPPYTGFVDKMLQFTKKFFV comes from the coding sequence ATGTCCAGCACAGCTACACAACCGGCGAGCTCAGTCTCTCCCGCTTCCAGCGGAACGGCTTCATTTCCCGCTGCGAACCCTAAGGAGATGCAAAGAGTATTCGATGTCCAAAAACGTCATTTTCATAAGGTTCTGAAAGTATCCAAAGCCAAGGATCGAGTCGTATTATTGAAAAAATTACTGGCAGCAGTAGAAAGACTGACCCCAGAGATCAAACAGGCTTTACAAAACGATTTCAGAAAAGCTCCTCACGAAACGGATCTGACTGAAGTTATGCCTTCTATCGCGGAGCTAAAAGACGCGATCAGACATGTAAAAACTTGGATGAAACCTGAAAGGGTAAAAACTCCAGTTTCACTTTTCGGAGCAAGAAGTTCCATTTCATATGAACCAAAGGGAGTAACACTGATCATTTCTCCTTGGAACTATCCATTCTATCTTGCAATTGCACCTTTAACTGCGGCTCTTGCGGCAGGAAACACGGCGATCATCAAACCTTCTGAGTTCACACCAGAAACTTCTAAATTACTCACTAGACTGGTAAAAGAAACCTTCCAAGAAGGAGAAGTTGCAGTATTTGAAGGAGATCATACGGTTTCTACTGCTCTTATGGAGTTACCATTCGATCATATCTTCTTCACAGGAAGTACTCATGTAGGAAAGATCGTTATGGCAGCTGCTGCTAAAAATCTCTCTACAGTAACTTTAGAGTTGGGAGGAAAATCTCCTGCTATCATCGTACCTGGAGCAAACTTGAAAAAGGCAGCTCAGAAATTGGTATGGGGAAAGATCATGAACGCGGGACAAACCTGCGTGGCGCCTGACTATCTTCTTCTTCCTGAAGGACAAACAGAAGAATTCGTAAAACAAGCGAAGGCTGCTGTAAAATCTTTCTATGGAGAAAGTTCTGCGGATATCAAGAACAACAAAGACTTCTGTCGTTTGGTAAACCAAAGGAATTTCCAAAGAGTTTCCGGATACATCCACGAAGCAGTTGAAAAAGGTGGAAAAGTAGTGATGGGAGGAGAAACAGATTCTTCTCAAAACTATATAGAGCCTACATTGATTGCCGATGTTCCAGCGAATGCAAGAATCATGGAAGACGAGATCTTTGGACCGGTTCTTCCGATCTTAACTTACAAAAACTTGGATGAAGCAGTGGAGAAGGTTCTTTCTAAACCAAAACCACTCGCACTCTATGTATTCGGAAGCAATAACAAACATATCAACAAGGTTCTCAAGGAAACATCTTCCGGAGGAGCTGCGGTGAATGACGTTATCGTACATTTGGCGAACCCGAACCTACCATTCGGAGGGATCAATCATTCCGGACACGGAAGTTATCACGGCTGGTATGGATTCAGAACATTCTCTCACGAGAAGTCAGTATTCAAACAAGCTCCTTTCTCTTCGATTGAAATGTTATATCCACCTTACACAGGTTTTGTGGATAAAATGCTTCAATTCACTAAGAAGTTCTTCGTTTAA